agaaaaagataagtaaatgcAGTTTTTATGTCACTTGCATCTTCCTCCATACCTGCTCGGTGACTTTGCACCGGGCTGTGTGATAGCCTTTTCCTGCCCGCAGCACTCAGTGAATCACAAGCCTCCCAGAACCACAGAGACTTTACACCTATGAAGCTTGTGCTGAATTCTAGGGTCCTCTCCTGCTGCAGCCACTGTAGGACCCACTCAGGACACCTGTGACAGAGCACAGCTTCTCAGTGTGCACACAGAGATTGTgctccattcccttcttttctcctttctgcttttCAAGGGGAGAGACTGACACCTGAGCACAGGCATCTTCACAGATGGAGGGTAGAAGTTTACACACATTCTGCATTTTCTGGTCATGTTCCCCTCTGCCCTCTGGGTCCACTAAGGGTCTTAGGAAAGGTGGGTGTCCCACTTTCTGAGATGCTCCTAGCTAGGGTCTTCCTCCACCCTCATTCCCTCTCAGGCTGGTTCCAGGGCCAGGTTCACCTGTCCTGGGGGTCCAAGGATGGACGATGGACTTCTTGGGAGAGCAAAGGGGTCAAGCCTAGTTGCTAGTTGCAAAGATTGTTGAAGTTGGAAGGGCCTTAAACTACTTTTGGTTCTAGCCTCTCATTTGACAGAAAAGGCTTCAAAGGGTGCCCTTCACAACCCAAGGAAGTGGCTGAAAGGGCCTTGGGATCTACTCTGAGGTTGCCTCTTCCCACTTCTGTGACTTGGTTTAGGAACTTTCTGAGCTTTGGTTTTCTCCTCCATGCACTGAAGATGATACCTACTGCCTAGTTTTCTTGTGGGGTCAGTGATAATCCAGACATTCTACAGTGGAGAAATTAGCAGGTGTTCTGTTAAAGTTAGCTCTTCTAGTCTCtcccttcttatttttcttacgATACCCAATTCTCCACACAGATCATCTTCCCCACTAGGCTAGAAATTCCTGGAGATGAGGGACCCCATAAAATTCACCTTAGGTTTCTCAGCACCTGGGGACAGTGTCTGGCATCCACCAGTGAggtttcaaataacttgtatTGTGCAACCTGTCAGAGCACGAATGTCCCCAGGAGACTAGACAACGGCCCTCGGGGAAGGCCCCACAGCTGGCGAGTCTGGGACCTTACAGCCAGTTTCCTGCCGTTTGTCCCTTTCACAGAAGCACAGGAGCCGTAAGGTTCATGggacttttatttttactgtgtatTTTTTGAAAGCCAGTGAGGATGGGCAAGTGCTTGGTCCCTTCTGGGCTGCATTCCTCTACGACCAGCCTTCAcccgcctcccccagcccaccccctACCTGCCAGCAGCTCAGATCACCCAGGTGAAAAATACCACCCTTTTGGCCAGTGTCTCTGTCAGCACCAGCTCAAGTGCCAGGCCACAAGGCTATCTGAGGAAAGGAAGGGCCGTGATTCCCAGCAGACCGTGGTTCAGCCCCTCCCTGGCATCCTCCAACCAGCCGGAGGGgctctccttctcccttcctgcctTGTTGGAGGGGTGACGTTCTGGGGTCTTTCCcagcccttcctttcctccccaggTGGGATGCTTCTTCTCTCTGGGTGTGCCTGTCCTTACATCAGCACCAAATGATGCCCAGGTGGGTGGCCCTTGGGCACACCGTCCCCgcctcccctctccctgcacCTTCTCCTTTTCCCCAGCTGTCAGGATGAGGAGGGCACAGCGGTCTCAGAGGTATTGACCCTGAGGGTAAATCGGAGCAAGGAGGCCAGGGGGATTTCCGCAGCTCAGGGGCCGTCATCCTGGAGTGCCAGGGGCGTTTATTCTTCACTGGGATGTCCCACTTCCCCTCCTGGAGGCAGATTTCTTGCAGCCTGGGTTAGGTGCTCAGCTCTGGCCCCTCCAGTGGGACCCTTCCGGTGCAAAGGTCTGAGGAGTGCACCTGGCCACTCACCTGTCTTTTCTTTTGCAGCCAGCAGCTGGCTTGGGGCCCAAGACTCTGGTCTTCTGACTCCCCAGCCAgctgcctccctccctgggaAGTCCTGCctactcccccctcccccaacagctGGATCACAGCGGCATGTCAGGGACCCCACAGCCAGTCTCCTGGCTGCAGAGCCTGGTCATTTTAGTCCTCTGTCCACTTGTGAATCTGCAGAACTGGCAGGCGAGGCCCGCGGAGGTGCAAGGTGCAGCGGCTTCCAGGTCTCGGGAGTGCTGTGCCTGCCTCCCGGCCTCCTCCTCCCTTAGCTAGGATGCCtgtcccctttccttccttttcctcctcctcccccgcctcccctcctcctcttccacctccGCCCCTGCACCTGctgctcctcctccacctcctccacgcGCCCCTCATCCGAAGACTCAGTCCCTGCGCCCCCAGCAGCGTGGGGAACGGGAGGGGAAGGTAGGCTCCTCGGCGTCCCCCCGCGGGCTGCAGCCAGGATCCCGGGCCTGGATGGCGGGCGTCAGACGCTGTGCGCTCCCAGGCTGAGCACCGAGAAGGCGGCGCGGTGCTTGCGCAGCAGCAAGCGGATCTTCTCGTCGTCCGAGTCGGGGTCCAGCGGCTTGTTGTACTCGTCGTCCTCGTTCTCCGAGGGTGCGCGGTCCCCGCCTGCGCCGGCGCCGGCGCCGCCCGGGGCCCGGGGCGTGGAGGACGAGGGCTCCAGGGCGCTCTTCTTCCGCCACTTGGTCCTGCGGTTCTGGAACCACACCTGCGATGAGAAAGACTGTGAAGAGCACAGGGGCACAGCGCGCACGGGACGCGAGAACAGCCATCCTGCTTTTACAGCCAAACAAATGGCTCAACAACGGAGTGACTGTCATATTCACGTTTCTGTTGGGGAaggacaataaaatttaaaaacgtgAGCGCAGCAGCCCTCCCCTCCGCGCCCCCgtttgcctcctcctcctcctcctcctccacctgggCACTCGGTGGAATGCGGAGTGCGCGGGTGGAAGGCTTAGCCCGGGTGCTCACTGGAAGGTGCCTATGAGCAGTCCCTCCTCTGGGCTTCATAGACCCTCACCCTACTTCATAAATAATTGTTCCCCTAATTAGAAAAGTAACGTAGGTCCATTGCTTGGGATAGTTGAAGAGTGCAGGAACGCACCCCAGAAGCAGAAAGACATGCAGGAGAGTCTGCTCCTTCCCCCCAGCTTTCGCCCCAGGGCAGTTGAGCGGCTGATGAAGAGGGCGCAGAGGGTTGGAGCTCGGGGAGGCCCCAGAACCCTGAGCAAAGCCCAGATCTAGGTGCCAGCCGCCCCTGCCAACCGCCCCTGCCAGCCGCCCCTGCCAGCCGCCCCTGCTGCATCTTTAGGCCCGTCGCCGAGTCACTGAGCCAGCATCAAAGTGGGGAAATTTGCCCTCAGACTCTGGGGCGGTAGAAACCGGTTTCCCCGGGTCTATTTAGGGGGCATTTGGGGCCCCTGCGTGTGGAGTGGAAGAGCCTGGGCTCACCCTCCCTAGCCCTGGCGTGGGCGACAAGACTCCAGGCCCCTGATAGTCCATCTGATCCTGCTTAGTAGAAGGAGGCGTTGTTGTCTTCATCTTAAAGATTGGTAAACTGAGGTCAGCTCCTTTTGCTGACTGGAGCATCAAGCATGAATCTGGGCCAGAGGTTGCCGACAGTGCTTGGAATTTTTGGCCAAATACGGGGGGAGAGGAAACGCCTGAGGTTGGAGTCCCCCACATCTGGGGttgaaccccagctctgccagctCTGCCAGCTCTCCCAGCCGGGAGACACTGATCTTCATCTGCGAAATGGGTAATAATACCGACCCCCCGGGTTGCTGAGAGGATGAAATGAGGTGCCGCACATGAGGCTCTGAGAATGGGGCTCAGTGGATGATGGCCTTTTCCTGGCTATGGTTAATTACCACAGGCTCCAGGGTTAGGCAGGCAGGCAGTGCCCAGACACCAGGACAGCTGCCCTCTGCGGGGCTGCGTTGTGTGGCCACCTCTCTCTGGCGCAGCAGCGTCCTGTTCGGCAGGCTCCTCCCTGCAGGGCCGGCGCCATCTCCCGCACAGACTTACCTTGACCTGCGACTCGGTCATGCCCAGTGAGTATGCCAGCCGTGCCCTCTCGGGGCCAGCCAAGTACTTCGTCTGCTCAAAGGTTTTCTCCAGGGCAAAGATCTGATGCCCCGTGAAGGTGGGTCGGGTGTGCTTCTTCTTGTGTATGCTGTCACTCAGGGGGTCTGGGGCTGGCAGGAGGAAGGAAGTGTGAGGTTAGTAGAATAAGTGGGGACCCTGCGGCTAGGCACGTCTGGCAGGgcaaccaccatgcctgtccctctccctcctgcAGAGGTTTCCAGGACACCAAGATTCCTTTCCCCTGAGCAGCATTCTTGATATTGGAGAACAGTGACTGTGATCTCTGCCCCACCTGGGTTGGCAGGGCTCCGAGAGGGCAGCTGCCCTAGGGTAATGGGACTTAGGGGCAGCAGAGCCTCATGCCTCTCTGTCTAAAGTTCTCAATACTCACTGATGTTGCCTTCCCCTGAGGGGCAACAAGAGTTCCTTCCCTGTCCCAGGGATGTCCCTTCAGGTCACCTTCCTCCTATAATTAGGGACCAGGGCCTGTGAATTCCCTCCACCCCCGGCTTCCACCAGCTTCCTTGCTCTTGAGACCCAACTTCCCAGGTCTCCAGGAAACCAGGGAGGGGCAAACCTCACACCCCAAGCTGCCACTTCTCCATGTCACCAGGCCTGGAAGTTATGTGGCTTCAACCACCCTGGAGAGCCTGGCACAGAGGCCAGAGACCCCGACCCCCAGCCTGGCCAGGGCAGCAGGCTCGGGAAGGAGCTGTGGGCAGTGGGCTCAGGGGAgtcagaattcccacatgtcaggCCTCGTTCTGTGCAGTCTGAAAGCTCAagttacaggtgaggaaactgaggcacagagagaggaagagcccTCCTGAGATATCATGTTCAAGTCTCTCTGCCTTTGCCTTCATTAGCCACTGACTCTTGGCTATGTCCCTGCATTCGGGACTGAAGAGGTGGCGTGTGGGAtgtggagaggggagggggagatggAGGGAAGAGAGAGTCAGCTGAGGCTTAAAGCATTCCCGAAGCCAAGCCTAAAACAGGATTCGAGAGAGGAGGCCTTCACCTCCAGGGGCACAGCAATGGGTGGCAGCCCATGGAGGGGTGGCTGTCAGGCAGTGTGACCAGCAAGGCAGAGTAGCAAATGGGGGGGACAGGTGTGCTTTTGGGGTTCCCTAGGTTGGCCCCAAGCCCCTATTGGTGTAGGGGAGCCCAGAGATCAGACAGAAGTGGAGGCCCCTGCCTGACGTGGGCAGGGCTTCGGTGGCACAGAGAAGGTTCCAAAAACTCtcacctccctgcctcccagtGGAGCCTCACCTGCCTGGACAAGCCCTGCCACCTCCTCCAGTAACCCTGACTGGCATCACGGGCCCACCCTCTGAAAACCTTGGCTGAGGGATGGGTGGGCTGAGAAGAGGCCCCGTTTCCCCACAGCCAGGGCCAAGTTCAGCTGGACTCAGCAGCAACTCCCGGAGACAGGCTACTTGGTGTGGCTGCTGTTGCTAGAAATCCGAGGATGTGGGAGGCAACAGCCCCCTGGCTCAAAGGCTGGACCCGGATGGGGTCAGGGTGCGTTCTGCACCCCTGAGTGATGCCAGGGCTCTCTGGGAAGGTGAGCTGGGACATTTTCCTCACGGGGGTAGCATTTGCCTGCTCTGGGTGAAGAAGTGGTTGCAGGGGCCCTGGGCTGCAGAAGCGAGCTGGGCTGCCTGCTGGACCCGTGCAGGGCAGGTGTGGGCTGTGGAGCCTTCTCTACATCTGGAACTGCCGGGGGCCCTAGGAGGGCAGCTGAGGTGGCTGGCAGGTGAGTGGGGTGGCTCAGACACCTGTGTCCAAGCACTGCTGgatgggaaggaggagagggtggAACTCAGCCTGCACTGAGCTGAGGCTACGAGTCCGGTGATTAATGGCGACTGGGGGAGAGGGCAGTGGTGCGGGGTGCCCGGGCGGAGGCCCCTCCTCGTCCTCTGTCCCCCGGGGCCTGGCGGGTGCCGGgaggtggctggggaggcctcgtaCTCACTGTTGCCGCACTGCCGCCTGCGTCGCCAGTCCTGGCCCGTGTCCGCCCAGCAGTTCCGGGTCCGGGTGGGGTACTCGTTCCCAGCCTTGGAAAAATTCCCTACCTGGGGGCTGTAGTAGACCCCCTGCGAGCCGAGCCCCCCGAAGCCTGCCACGTGGGGGTAGCCGGAGAGGAGGCTGCTGTTCGGCGCTGCCACGGGCCTGCTCAGGATGTCCGTGATCCCGTGGGGGGTCCCGGCGGCCAGCTGGGGGCCCAGCCCCGGGGGGCTGAGCTTGTAGAAGGAGTTCTGCACCGAGTACTGGCACACCGGGGCCTTCATCTCAGGAAACTGAGCCAGCGGCGTGTTGTTCAGCAGGAACGTCCCCTGCAGGTTGGACTCCATGATCTCCCAGTCAGGACAGGGAAGGCTTCTCCAGGCCCCTAAAACCCAAGAGCCCACGCTCTAGCCCCAAATCTCATGGCAGGCCTGGAGGGTCAGGACCGTCTCCGACCTCCTGACTGCCTCCCACCTAAGGCATCAGCCAGGCCCTGGCCCAGGCACCGGCACCCGATCAGCTGCTCGGAAGTCAGGTGCTCGGGGCAGGTGGGAGGCCTCCCCAGGGCTCCTGGCCTCTCTCCTTGCCCTGGCCGGACAGGGTGGCCCCCTACGCCTCAGCTCAGGCCTCCTTTCTGCCTCTGAGTCGGGGGACCCTCCATGAGAAGTTTTAAGTTCAGAGAAGGAACATTTTCCTGATAAAGATACGGCCCATTAGAATACAGGCCGGAGACTGGCTGAGCCGCCGGAGCCGCGCCGCCATTGGTCGGGGCGCACACGGGCCTCACATTGGCTTTTCCTAGACAAATTGCACTTTGAAAGATTGACTGTAAAATCagccagggtgtgtgtgtgtgtgtgtgtgtgtgtgtgtgtgtgtgtgtgcgcgtgtgcgcgAGCGCGCgcgtgagagagacagagaattagCTCTAGAAGCCCTACTCATCGCCGGAGGGTCCATCTGCTCCCCGCAAGTCTAGCATCTAGGAAAAGGTGAGTGTCTGGGGATCCCTGGAGGCTCCCAAGTCAACTGGAAGTCACTGTTCCTACAGCTGctcccctggggaaaaggaggctGGACTCGGAGGCTACTGTCCGGAGCTGCGCCGGCCCCTTTATGTGCACATGTCCAAGCTCCACAGGAGAAGGCAGCCGCTCCCTTCCCTTCCGCATGCGGGGATGGGGTAAGTGGCATAAGATAGGGGTAAGTGCGGGGATGGGGTAAGAGGCTGAGTGGCATTGCTTTCTGGGGGATGCAAGTCCCTGTGGCTTGCTTGAGAGCCTAGGGTGGGAGCCTGCTGGGAAGAGGGCGGGGCGGGGCGTAGGCAGCCCTGACAGTGCCGGGGTGTGCGTCCTCCAGCTGCAGGAGGCTGAAGGCAGGGCCGCCCTGCACGCGTGTTCTTGCCTCCAACTCTGGTTggccttccctgacctccctATCAGAATCTCTTCCTCATTTGTGCCTCTGCTGGAGCAATGGCCATGCTCTGTCTGGTGTGGTGCCCGGGTTTGAAATCCCTGATGGCTGAGAGGGTGGTGGAGCCCCGTGCCGGGCATTCTGTCGGTGCTCAGTTAGTAGTTGATGCAATGGACAGCGCTGAATCACAGAGCGcgcatctgctttttttttttttctctcgaATAAAGTTTTACAACATACAAGGCTCTGTTGGGGGAAACTCTCATTTTACAAACAGGAAAACCAAGGTATAGAGGAATCGGAGCCCACGCTCCAGGTACATGGGTGATTTCTGGACCGGGCAGGATTCTTCCCTGCAGTTTTTCTCTAAAACTGGAAACTAGCATGCCACTGGCCTGAACATGTAAAATGCTAGGAAAGACTGTGACTGCCAGACAGATGGACTTCTGCTCCTCTCTGTGCCTGGTGGCCCCAGAGCCCTTCCTGACCAGGCGTGGGCTCTGCAGGGCTTGCTCTCTCACTCCCCAGAGGCCGCCCTGGTAGGTGGGAGACTAGAGGCGCTGCTTCACTGAGCTTCTCCTGGGTTTCCAGGCAGTCTTGGTTTTCAGTGGGGAGCAGAGGACCCAGGGCTCAGGGCAGGCTTCCTTCTCATGCAGAAGTTGACCCTCTGTAGCACAGGGATTTAGGTTATGCAAGAAAGATCTCACAAAGGGTGTGGAATGATTCCCTACAAATTGAGTTTAAAGAGAAAAGAGCTACATCTTTGTCTGAGATGGCTTTGCCACCAGGCCGTGTGCCACAGCCATCTGGTAGACCTGGTTCTGTTTCCCGGCGTCACCACCCAGTTCCACCCAGGCAACTGTGATTctgaaactgcattttaaaaagccCCCTGGGTTCTGCAGATGACCTGCTGCAGTTGCCCACTGGCCTGGACGGCCTTTCCGATTCCGAGAGAGaggctgggagtggggtggggctggggtgctCCAGGGGCCTTGGGGTTGTGACTCTGTCACCCCCTCATGATGGGAATTTGTGTGGCAGGAAAGCCGCAGCCAATGATTTGATTCTTAATTAATGCCCAGCCTGACAAAGGCGTTGGTGTCTGGCACCCCTAGGACGAGAAACTGAAGAGACTTTAGCAACCACCTAATCCATTCTCCCAttagacagatgaggaaactgaggtcagcTTGGTGACCAGCCTTGCAGGAAGTGTTAGCAACTAGTTAGGAATAGGGCAATTTTTTCCCTACAGCAAGAACGAGTTCTTGAACTTTGAATGGCATTGAGTACTGGGGCCAGATGCCTTCCTAGGGAACGCTGGGGGGCCCCCTCGGTGCATGCCAGCTGGGGGCCTGGCCAAGAATCCTGGTGGGTTGTGGTGCCCCCTCCCCAGACCCCCAGCTTCTCCCCATCTCATGGGAGCCATCAGGTGGAACAGAAATCTACTCTGCCAGCTCTCTGGAAGCATCTCTCAAGTGGGTGGTTCTGATTAAGGGGTTGTCCAGGCTTCTGGGAGGACTGGGCATTGGCGGGCTCTCTGGGACCTGGGCCCCACCCATAGACTCCTTCACATCCCAACCCAGGCTTTACGCTGGCCTCAGCACCCCTAACCCCCCAAAGACGAGCGGGAAGGAGAGATAGAGCCCTGTGCCATTAGtccatttctttattaattttgacATTGGTTCGGCTGGTGTAGGGAGAATGGTCTATACATCAGAGTGGGGTAGGGGATTCTCTCCCATAACAGAGCATGTGGGAGAGTCAAGAAAAGATCCATTttcataacaattaaaaaaatcaaggtaATTTCAAAACTTCTAAAAAGCGTCTAATGTGCAGACTGCAGCATTCTCTAGGCATCGTGTGGAGACCCCAAACTCCTCCCCTAACGGCTCCTACTAGCAGCCGGAGCGTGCAGCCATGCCAGCCGGAGCAGAGGTGCCAAAGCGGAGTCTGGAGCCGCGGGGTCCGCGGGGGCGCTAAGGGGGCTACTGGGTTGGCTGCAGCAGCGACCTGGGAGAGGAAGGTGCAGGATCGAGGCGGGGGAGGCGAGCCCTGCGCCCAGCTTCCTTGGGCCGTCACCGAATCGGTCCCAGCCGCGCTGTGCGGCCCCCCTGCCATGGCCCCCGGGATGGGAGGATGGAGGGGGCCGCCTCTGAGCCCTGGCCGGGCGGGGGTGGCCTCTGGCGGAGACGGCAGCCGTCCGGTCTCGCCCTGCAGCTCCTCCGACGCAGCCTCGGGGAAACTCAGGCCCGGAGCTAGAGCTTCCTCTCCCTGCCCGCTCCTCTAAGGAAGCAAAAGCAGCCCCACCCCCGGCCGACAAGGCGTCTCGGCCGCCCCGGGGCCTGCTCGGCCCGGGGTGCACCGGGGCGGACTTGTGGGGGAAGCAGGGCCCCTCTCCGCTCACAGGCCCCGCGGCCAGGGGCCCTCTGACGTGGAGGGGGCTTCTGTGCTACTTGGAAGGTTTAAGTGTGTCCCGAGGACACTCCCGTAGAGCGGCGGGGCGGACGGGGCCGGGCCGTCCACACCGCGGCTCCCGGGACGAGAGGAGCcagccctgtctctctctcctggccCGGGAGGCGCCCGCCGCGAGGGCGGGGCCGGGATTGTGCTGATTCGGGCCTCCCTGGGCCGGAGGCTGTAGTGGAACTTAAGGCTCCTCCCTGATGGCACCGAGGCGAGGAACTGCCAGCTGTCTGTCTCCTTCCTGCCTTGACCCAGAGCCTGGCCCCCGCCTCTGGGCGTCCAGGCTCTCCGCCTCCGACTCTACTCCCACAGGCAATGCGGTCCGGTGAGCCCCCTGGCTCGCCTCTCCAAGAGGCCACAGGGGCTGGACAGAGGGGAGGCACCGAGGCGGGACAGGGAACAGCCTCGAGCCTGGCACCTGCACCCAGGGCCCCCAGCCTGCAGGCTGCCCGGACTTAGAGCACCAAATTCACTCTGGGAGACCTTGGGTGGTCCTGACTTCTAAGACCTGGCAGATACATTCACTAGCCctactcctttccttcctctttcactgAAAGACAGGCCACAGCTCCTTCTCCTGCAGCCGCAGAAGTCCTCAGGAGCTGCGCTGTCAGGCTCTGTACGTACTGCTAAATGTTTCTATTGGTTTGCATagtatttattgtttttcatatACACAAGGCTGATTACTGTACAGTTTACACTTTGAACACGGTCTATGATATAGTGCTTGAAGATATAGAAAACCTCTTCTCTATGGACATGCTGGTGCAATCCTGGGTCAGCCACCGGCCTGTCCCCCGACTGAGAGAGGAGACCCTTTCAGATGGGGTCCTGGCTCCCTTTGAGCCCTACAGGTAAGCCTGGGG
The nucleotide sequence above comes from Symphalangus syndactylus isolate Jambi chromosome 10, NHGRI_mSymSyn1-v2.1_pri, whole genome shotgun sequence. Encoded proteins:
- the NKX6-3 gene encoding homeobox protein Nkx-6.3, producing MESNLQGTFLLNNTPLAQFPEMKAPVCQYSVQNSFYKLSPPGLGPQLAAGTPHGITDILSRPVAAPNSSLLSGYPHVAGFGGLGSQGVYYSPQVGNFSKAGNEYPTRTRNCWADTGQDWRRRRQCGNTPDPLSDSIHKKKHTRPTFTGHQIFALEKTFEQTKYLAGPERARLAYSLGMTESQVKVWFQNRRTKWRKKSALEPSSSTPRAPGGAGAGAGGDRAPSENEDDEYNKPLDPDSDDEKIRLLLRKHRAAFSVLSLGAHSV